The stretch of DNA GCGGCGCGCAGGCGCTGGCGGAGTTCCGCGACGGCCGGCCGCGCCCGCTCTCCGATGGTGACTTCGAGTTCGCCCAGGTTGTCCGCGAGTCTGATGAAGGCGTTGAGCGATGTGTCGTCGGAGAGCGCCACCACTCAATTTTTCACCTCATTACGCTCGCGTTGCAAGGAAAGCGAAAGCCTGCGCCGCGGCGGCTCGCGAAAATCGGCGGAATCGAGTTCCGTGGACCAGCCGCGCAGCCTGTCTATTGATTGTCGATAGAGCTGTCGATGGCGCCGCGCGCCGGTGATATAGAACTGGCGCTGCTTTTGATACAAGATTGAACGTTACAACGACCTCCTTAGGAGCATCGCGCTTAGATGAGACGCATCGGCGATCGCCGCGTGGTGATAACCGGCCTGGGCCTGGTCACGCCGCTGGGCACGGGAATCGAAAAGAACTGGGAAGCATTGATGGCCGGTCGCTCGGGCATCGGTCCGGTAACCCGCTTCGACGTTTCCGACTTCGCCGCCCGCATCGCGGGCGAAGTGCGCGACTTCGATCCCCACGACTGGATCGAGAAGAAGGACGTCAAGAAGATGGACCTCTTCATCCAGTACGCGGTGGGCGCGGCGGAGCAGGCGATGCGCCAGTCGGCGCTCAAGATCGACGACAGCAACGCAGACCGCATCGGCGTGCTGGTGGGAGTGGGCATCGGCGGGCTGCTGACGATCGAAGAAAACCATCTGCTGTTTCTCGACACCCGGCTAAAGCGGATCACGCCGTTTTTTATCCCCAAGCTCATCAGCAACCTGGCGCCCGGACAGATCGCGATCCGCTACGGCGCGCGCGGCATCAACCTCGCCACCACCAGCGCCTGCGCCTCGGGCAGCCACGCCGTGGGCGAGGCCTACCGCATGATCCGCGACGGCTATATCGACGCCGCGATCACCGGCGGGGCCGAAGCCGCGCTGACCTCGCTCGGCATCGGCGGCTTCATCGCGATGCGCGCGCTGTCCACGCGTAACGATGCGCCCGAGGCCGCCAGCCGTCCCTTCGACGCGGAACGCGACGGCTTCGTGATGTCCGAGGGCGCAGCGGCGCTGATCCTCGAGGAGCGCGAGGCCGCGCTCGCGCGCGGCGCCAATATCCTGGCCGAGATCGCCGGCTACGCCGCCAACGGCGACGCCTATCACATGACCTCACCTTCGCCCGAGGGACAGGGCGCCGCGCGCTGCATGATGCTGTGTCTGCAGGACGGTGAGCTTGACCTCAATCAGGTCGATTACATCAACGCGCACGGCACCTCCACGCCGCAGGGCGACACCGCCGAGACCCAGGCGATCAAACGCGTCTTCGGCGAACGCGCGGCCAAGATCGCGGTGAGTTCGACCAAGTCGATGACCGGCCATACGCTCGGTGCAGCCGGCGCGATCGAGTCGGTTTACACGGTGCTGGCGATCGGGCGCGGGATGGTGCCGCCGACGATCAACTACGAACATCCCGACCCCGAATGCGATCTCGACTACGTGCCCAATCGGCCGCGGCCCGCTAAGATTCGCATCGCGCTGAACAATTCATTCGGCTTCGGCGGTACCAACACGACGCTGGCTTTCAAGCCGGCGGTCGAGCTTAGCGGGAAGTAACACGATGGGATCGCGAATCGTCGCGACCGGACGCGCGTTGCCGCGCACCGCGGTCAGCAATCATGATCTTGCGCGGATCGTCGACACCTCCGACGAGTGGGTGCGCACCCGCACCGGGATCGCCCGGCGCTACGTGATGTCGAGCGGCGAGTCACTGGTCGATATCGCCGCCGCTGCGAGCACCACCGCCCTCCAGCGTGCCGGCATCCGGCCCGCCGAGCTCGACGCGATCATCGTCGGCACGGTCTCCTCCGAATACGGCTTTCCCTCGTTCGCGTGCCAGCTCCAGCATCGCCTCGGGCTCGATACGATTCCGGCCTACGACGTCGCCGCGGCGTGCTCGGGTTTCGTCTATGCGCTGAGCGTGGCCGACAACGCAATGCGCGCGGGCGATTACTCGCGCGTTCTGCTGGTCGGCACCGACGCGCTCTCGACGATGGTCGACTGGAACGATCGCGCGGTCTCCGTGCTGTTCGGCGACGGCGCCGGGGCGGCGGTGATGGTTTCCGAGCCGGGGCCGCGCGGCGTCCTTGCGAGCCTGCTGCGCTCCTCGGGCGAGTACTGGCACCTGCTCTCCGTGCGATCGACGGGGGTGCGCGCGACGCTCGACTCCGAGGTGCGGCGCTCGCCTGACGATGCGATCAAGATGAAAGGACCGGAGTTGTTCAAGCTCGCGGTGCGCTCGATGGCTGACGTTACGCAGAAAGTGGCCGAGCGCGCCGGCATCAGCATCGCCGACGTCTCGCTGATCGTTCCTCACCAGGCCAACATCCGCATCCTTAACGCGGTTGCCGAACGCCTGGGCGTCCCGCATGAAAAGGTCTTTACCAATATCGATCGCTACGGCAACACCTCGGCGGCGTCGGTGCCAATCGCGCTCGACGAAGCGCTCGAAGCCAACCGCATCCACGACAACGACCTGGTGATGCTCAACGCGTGCGGCGGCGGGCTTACCTGGGGCGCCAACCTGTTGCGGTGGTAGGCCGCGCGCCCGTGCTCGCGG from Candidatus Binataceae bacterium encodes:
- the fabF gene encoding beta-ketoacyl-ACP synthase II, which encodes MRRIGDRRVVITGLGLVTPLGTGIEKNWEALMAGRSGIGPVTRFDVSDFAARIAGEVRDFDPHDWIEKKDVKKMDLFIQYAVGAAEQAMRQSALKIDDSNADRIGVLVGVGIGGLLTIEENHLLFLDTRLKRITPFFIPKLISNLAPGQIAIRYGARGINLATTSACASGSHAVGEAYRMIRDGYIDAAITGGAEAALTSLGIGGFIAMRALSTRNDAPEAASRPFDAERDGFVMSEGAAALILEEREAALARGANILAEIAGYAANGDAYHMTSPSPEGQGAARCMMLCLQDGELDLNQVDYINAHGTSTPQGDTAETQAIKRVFGERAAKIAVSSTKSMTGHTLGAAGAIESVYTVLAIGRGMVPPTINYEHPDPECDLDYVPNRPRPAKIRIALNNSFGFGGTNTTLAFKPAVELSGK
- a CDS encoding beta-ketoacyl-ACP synthase III — encoded protein: MGSRIVATGRALPRTAVSNHDLARIVDTSDEWVRTRTGIARRYVMSSGESLVDIAAAASTTALQRAGIRPAELDAIIVGTVSSEYGFPSFACQLQHRLGLDTIPAYDVAAACSGFVYALSVADNAMRAGDYSRVLLVGTDALSTMVDWNDRAVSVLFGDGAGAAVMVSEPGPRGVLASLLRSSGEYWHLLSVRSTGVRATLDSEVRRSPDDAIKMKGPELFKLAVRSMADVTQKVAERAGISIADVSLIVPHQANIRILNAVAERLGVPHEKVFTNIDRYGNTSAASVPIALDEALEANRIHDNDLVMLNACGGGLTWGANLLRW